In the genome of Desulfovibrio desulfuricans, one region contains:
- a CDS encoding flagellar hook protein yields the protein MSIRVTQSTMYDTLTSQMQKNLAAYMESNEQGSTQKKINRPSDDPAGTYRVLMTRNDISATTQYQTNVDTAKGWLSLTDNVLGTQLSTALTSLKSLAEQASTGSYTAANRQQIADQARQIFGQILNLSNTQYEDNSIFAGQRYDHNAFEEGLALTSADTNWNTAVQNGGYTIEGASKTTMMVQFTSTGTLDGGPQTFRWSSDGGTTWSTGTTSGRTLSANGVTVTMKSDMAVTAADVSAGAGSHNGTLLYVRPTAVYQGDDNDPPPTMTVMGGPANLATSAAGAFGGNMLVRMDNAANLSTTGNTVNYSYSTDSGSTWVAATATTDGTNKLRLLVPSGYVDMDASTVAGNTVTAGTQILVHPNRADLNLEIMKDSYISVNNVGKDIFGGYYEGKPALDSSTNLFDVVGEFIGYCENNNQEGCQQTLTKIASVQQNILTQTARVGGLENRVSTASDMLSFQKVDQQDRLSYTEDIDLTELLTKLTRQQLTYQTVLQSSSKIMQMSLSSYL from the coding sequence ATGTCCATACGCGTAACGCAAAGCACCATGTATGATACCCTGACGAGCCAGATGCAGAAAAATCTGGCCGCCTACATGGAAAGCAACGAGCAGGGATCTACCCAAAAAAAGATCAACCGGCCCTCGGATGATCCGGCAGGCACCTATCGTGTGCTGATGACGCGCAACGACATCAGCGCCACCACGCAGTATCAGACCAACGTGGATACCGCCAAGGGCTGGCTTTCGCTGACCGACAACGTGCTGGGCACGCAGCTGAGCACGGCGCTGACAAGCCTCAAAAGTCTGGCCGAGCAGGCTTCCACCGGGTCGTATACCGCGGCAAACCGTCAGCAGATAGCCGACCAGGCCCGGCAGATTTTTGGCCAGATACTCAATCTTTCCAACACGCAGTACGAGGACAACAGCATCTTTGCCGGTCAGCGCTACGACCACAACGCCTTTGAAGAAGGCCTTGCCCTTACCAGCGCCGACACCAACTGGAACACGGCCGTTCAAAACGGCGGCTACACCATTGAGGGCGCGTCAAAAACGACCATGATGGTGCAGTTTACCAGTACTGGCACGCTGGACGGCGGGCCGCAGACTTTTCGCTGGTCAAGTGACGGCGGCACAACCTGGAGCACGGGAACCACCTCGGGCAGAACGCTTTCGGCCAACGGCGTCACGGTAACCATGAAAAGCGACATGGCCGTTACCGCCGCCGACGTGAGCGCGGGCGCCGGCTCGCACAACGGAACCCTGCTCTATGTCCGTCCCACCGCCGTATACCAGGGCGACGACAACGATCCGCCGCCCACCATGACGGTCATGGGCGGCCCGGCCAACCTTGCCACCTCCGCTGCAGGGGCTTTTGGCGGCAATATGCTTGTGCGCATGGACAACGCCGCCAATCTGTCCACCACGGGCAATACCGTCAATTATTCGTACAGCACCGACAGCGGTTCAACCTGGGTGGCGGCAACAGCCACCACCGACGGCACAAACAAGCTGCGTTTGCTGGTCCCCAGCGGCTATGTGGATATGGACGCCTCAACCGTGGCGGGCAATACCGTTACTGCAGGAACGCAGATTCTGGTGCATCCAAACCGCGCCGATCTGAACCTGGAGATAATGAAAGACTCGTATATTTCTGTAAACAACGTGGGCAAGGACATCTTTGGCGGCTATTACGAAGGCAAGCCCGCCCTTGATTCGTCCACAAACCTGTTTGACGTGGTTGGCGAGTTCATCGGCTATTGCGAAAACAACAATCAGGAAGGCTGCCAGCAGACGCTCACCAAAATCGCCAGCGTGCAGCAGAATATTCTTACCCAGACGGCCCGTGTGGGCGGTCTTGAAAACCGGGTTTCCACCGCCAGCGATATGCTCAGCTTTCAAAAGGTAGACCAGCAGGACCGTTTGAGCTACACTGAAGATATAGACTTGACTGAGCTGCTGACAAAACTTACCCGGCAACAGTTGACCTACCAGACAGTGCTTCAGTCTTCATCAAAGATCATGCAGATGAGTCTGTCAAGTTACCTGTAA
- the flgK gene encoding flagellar hook-associated protein FlgK, translating into MISSLFNVGQTAINASQAWISVTGSNIANADTDGYTRRYVDQRDAGTIVSSPGGEGQGVNAQQVLRYFNSFLESAYVKQSTNSSRWSEQENIMGSVESLFNESNRSGVSSAMNAFFTAWQTLALRPGDTASRESLLSNADNLSDMITSTAAGVKSLQSQMDVSIGQSVDRVNSLAKSIASLNKQISATTVDGVSNPNALLDQRDQMVRELATLADVKTVDNGGGNFTVALSTGQPLVQGTNTNELQVMPPRAENNLTVGSTYAGNVQFDGTDSHEYTLEVVSGGNAAAAGTAGNPSFRVSLDGGKTWLRDESGNELHYEISSSGGGSTDSVQVKNLKISFDSTTNFTQGDKFDIVPKTGLYWIEPTRGPQNITPQVYFDGTDNNDRVSGGKLATYFNVRDDNCGRYLDELDATAKSLIWEVNRIHSQGAGTSLLDYAQGQQGVSNTTVPLGSAQAVLPDSSRLQAGNVNFYFYNKTTGDYVSSGQLDFDTATAGVQNFDPTKHSLTDVAAAINNTFPTQLSASIQDGKLIINTAAGSNLQFALGTDSTGMMAALGVNTFFTGTDAGSIAVSSQLHSNVNYIAAGQVNGQQQINKGDNVNATAIGKLADTTVTISTVWKTTSNQTISQYYASLVTTVGADTKLAKTNSDYHSTLTSDMSDQVSSAAGVNLDEEMANLIKYQHSYTAAAKLITTADQMLQTLLGMKQ; encoded by the coding sequence ATGATCAGCAGTCTGTTCAACGTCGGCCAGACGGCAATTAATGCCTCGCAAGCCTGGATTTCGGTCACTGGCAGCAATATCGCCAATGCCGATACCGACGGCTACACCCGCCGGTATGTGGACCAGCGGGATGCGGGCACCATCGTTTCGAGCCCCGGCGGCGAAGGGCAGGGCGTAAATGCGCAGCAGGTACTGCGGTATTTCAATTCGTTTCTTGAAAGCGCCTACGTAAAGCAGTCCACCAACTCCTCCCGCTGGAGCGAGCAGGAAAATATCATGGGTTCGGTTGAAAGCCTGTTCAACGAATCCAACCGGTCCGGCGTCAGCTCGGCCATGAACGCCTTTTTTACCGCGTGGCAAACGCTTGCGTTGCGCCCCGGCGATACTGCCTCGCGCGAGTCGCTGCTTTCGAATGCGGACAACCTCAGCGATATGATCACCAGCACTGCCGCAGGGGTCAAATCTCTGCAAAGCCAGATGGACGTTTCCATCGGGCAGAGCGTGGACCGCGTCAATTCGCTGGCCAAGAGCATAGCGTCGCTCAATAAGCAGATCAGCGCCACCACCGTCGACGGGGTCAGCAATCCCAACGCGCTGCTTGACCAGCGCGACCAGATGGTGCGCGAGCTGGCCACGCTGGCCGATGTAAAAACCGTAGACAACGGCGGCGGCAATTTTACCGTAGCCCTTTCCACCGGCCAGCCGCTGGTGCAGGGCACAAACACCAATGAACTGCAGGTCATGCCCCCGCGCGCGGAAAACAACCTTACGGTGGGTTCTACCTATGCGGGCAACGTGCAGTTTGACGGCACCGACAGCCACGAATACACGCTGGAGGTCGTTTCTGGCGGCAATGCCGCTGCGGCGGGCACGGCAGGCAACCCCTCGTTTCGCGTTTCGCTGGACGGCGGCAAAACCTGGCTGCGCGATGAAAGCGGCAACGAGCTGCATTATGAAATCAGCTCCAGCGGCGGCGGTTCAACGGATTCCGTCCAGGTAAAAAACCTGAAGATTTCGTTTGACTCCACCACCAATTTTACCCAGGGCGACAAGTTTGACATCGTTCCCAAGACCGGCCTGTACTGGATAGAGCCCACGCGCGGCCCGCAGAATATCACGCCTCAGGTCTATTTTGACGGCACGGACAACAATGACCGCGTCTCCGGCGGCAAGCTGGCGACCTATTTTAATGTTCGCGACGACAACTGCGGCCGCTACCTCGACGAGCTGGACGCCACCGCCAAGTCGCTTATCTGGGAAGTAAACCGCATCCACAGCCAGGGCGCGGGCACCTCGCTGCTCGACTACGCGCAGGGGCAGCAGGGTGTTTCAAACACCACCGTACCCCTTGGCTCAGCTCAGGCCGTCTTGCCTGATTCGAGCAGGTTGCAGGCGGGCAACGTCAATTTTTACTTTTACAACAAGACCACGGGCGACTACGTGTCATCCGGACAGCTTGATTTTGACACAGCCACCGCCGGCGTGCAGAATTTTGATCCCACCAAGCATTCGTTGACGGATGTGGCCGCCGCCATCAACAATACGTTTCCCACGCAGCTTTCGGCCAGTATACAGGACGGCAAGCTGATCATTAATACCGCTGCAGGCAGCAACCTGCAGTTTGCCCTGGGCACGGACAGCACGGGCATGATGGCCGCCCTTGGGGTCAACACGTTTTTTACCGGCACTGACGCCGGCTCCATTGCCGTAAGCAGCCAGCTGCACAGCAATGTAAACTACATTGCGGCAGGCCAGGTAAATGGCCAGCAGCAGATCAACAAGGGCGACAACGTCAACGCAACGGCCATCGGCAAGCTGGCCGACACCACTGTGACCATCTCCACCGTGTGGAAGACCACAAGCAACCAGACTATCTCGCAGTATTACGCAAGTCTGGTGACCACCGTGGGTGCGGACACCAAGCTGGCCAAAACAAATTCAGACTATCACTCGACGCTTACGAGCGATATGTCGGATCAGGTGAGCTCTGCTGCGGGGGTGAACCTGGACGAGGAAATGGCAAATCTTATCAAGTATCAGCATTCGTATACGGCGGCAGCCAAGCTGATCACAACCGCAGACCAGATGCTGCAAACCCTTCTTGGGATGAAGCAGTAG
- the flgN gene encoding flagellar export chaperone FlgN, with amino-acid sequence MHDIIFESLSRQDKALGLLRVLLEEEYSRLLSRDTDAVVSLEFSIQELIRHLALEKTSVIKWLGGMRAAEYAAMLPEDQHEAVQETLRRIDAGEQAVSRQASRNTDLSLALLDQSSRTLQELTSRAMPPKAETYGRRGGMSVQRHPQAAIISGRL; translated from the coding sequence ATGCACGACATCATTTTTGAATCGCTTTCGCGTCAGGACAAAGCCCTTGGCCTGTTGCGCGTTCTTCTTGAAGAAGAATACAGCCGTCTTCTCAGTCGCGATACCGATGCCGTGGTGTCTCTGGAATTTTCCATTCAGGAACTGATCCGCCATCTGGCCCTGGAAAAAACCTCCGTCATCAAATGGCTTGGGGGTATGCGGGCGGCGGAATATGCCGCCATGCTGCCCGAAGATCAGCACGAAGCCGTACAGGAAACCCTGCGCAGGATAGACGCCGGCGAGCAGGCTGTCTCGCGTCAGGCCTCGCGCAACACAGACCTTTCGCTGGCCCTGCTTGACCAGAGCAGCCGTACGCTTCAGGAACTCACAAGCCGTGCCATGCCGCCCAAGGCCGAGACGTACGGCCGACGCGGGGGCATGAGCGTGCAGCGGCATCCCCAGGCTGCGATTATCTCCGGGAGGCTGTAG
- a CDS encoding rod-binding protein, with amino-acid sequence MTTPMSTALIPPEAGAGEIARNEMQSRLAGLGNLGGKKMDPAQKEKKLRESCEGFESIFIQKMWEEMRKTLPKSTLLHGKEEQFWQGMYDQELAKKMTSAGGIGLADMMYAQLSRSLVSASRNTATDASSASPPAFTPEAAPMLAAMPSAADGSDSASSSPSGKGRPSGTADGVYGGVAPLQDAGHVENGSAAARTLTGDQAAAAGQDPEEAARLAQQAMQSSAQPERHRVVRTSNVTGNMNSGLNLARMAQFEAGSKLGANAVRPPMQQMLGLAQPQSRSAQPNMQGGQGAGGQGVEQGNTSMNMPTMDIAPLTGDAFDAQPAMQAAMRPQQAPQQIQPQAGMPGQFQQPQPPQKVRYTTNVPPSGRNGKQGLIRMLNVDGSSPNSNAGAGIAAYHAQQAQGAGMQSMQTAAQPTAQVSALPMSAAGQSAAQAASQPTAQPASPSASAGAQVPNQAGTPAAAQSVVSPVPLTGGQISVRQGGQNADGRGSAASGIPPLTATDVYGRQ; translated from the coding sequence ATGACCACGCCCATGTCGACCGCGCTTATCCCTCCTGAGGCCGGGGCGGGCGAAATTGCCCGCAACGAAATGCAGTCGCGCCTGGCGGGCCTTGGCAACCTGGGCGGCAAAAAAATGGATCCCGCGCAAAAGGAAAAGAAGCTGCGCGAATCCTGCGAAGGTTTTGAATCCATATTTATACAGAAAATGTGGGAAGAAATGCGCAAAACCCTGCCCAAGTCCACCTTGCTGCACGGCAAGGAGGAGCAGTTCTGGCAGGGCATGTACGATCAGGAACTGGCCAAAAAAATGACATCGGCTGGCGGTATTGGCCTGGCCGACATGATGTATGCCCAGCTTTCGCGCAGTCTTGTTTCGGCCAGCCGCAACACGGCCACAGACGCCTCGTCGGCCAGCCCCCCGGCCTTTACCCCCGAAGCTGCGCCCATGCTTGCGGCCATGCCGTCAGCCGCTGACGGCAGCGACAGCGCTTCTTCGTCGCCCAGCGGCAAAGGCAGGCCGTCTGGTACCGCCGACGGTGTTTACGGCGGGGTTGCGCCTCTGCAGGACGCCGGACATGTGGAAAACGGCTCGGCAGCGGCTCGCACCCTTACCGGCGACCAGGCCGCAGCGGCAGGGCAAGACCCGGAAGAAGCCGCCCGGCTCGCCCAGCAGGCCATGCAGTCCTCGGCGCAGCCAGAGAGGCACAGGGTCGTGCGTACCTCCAATGTTACGGGCAACATGAATTCGGGCCTCAACCTGGCCCGCATGGCGCAGTTTGAGGCTGGCAGCAAGCTTGGCGCCAATGCCGTGCGCCCGCCCATGCAGCAGATGCTGGGTCTTGCCCAACCGCAAAGCCGGTCCGCGCAGCCCAATATGCAGGGAGGACAGGGCGCAGGCGGGCAGGGGGTGGAGCAGGGCAACACCTCCATGAATATGCCCACTATGGACATTGCCCCGCTTACCGGCGACGCATTTGATGCGCAGCCAGCCATGCAGGCCGCCATGCGTCCCCAGCAGGCGCCGCAGCAGATTCAGCCCCAGGCTGGCATGCCCGGTCAGTTTCAGCAGCCGCAGCCCCCGCAAAAGGTTCGTTACACAACCAATGTTCCGCCCTCTGGCCGCAACGGCAAGCAGGGGCTTATACGCATGCTCAACGTCGACGGCTCCAGCCCCAACAGCAACGCGGGCGCAGGCATAGCCGCCTATCACGCCCAACAGGCTCAGGGCGCGGGCATGCAGTCAATGCAGACCGCCGCGCAACCCACAGCCCAGGTAAGCGCGTTGCCCATGTCGGCAGCCGGTCAGTCGGCGGCGCAGGCTGCCAGCCAGCCGACAGCGCAGCCCGCAAGCCCGTCTGCCAGTGCAGGGGCGCAGGTTCCCAATCAGGCGGGAACCCCCGCCGCCGCGCAGAGCGTGGTCAGCCCCGTGCCGCTCACGGGCGGGCAGATATCTGTGCGGCAGGGCGGCCAGAACGCCGACGGCAGAGGCTCCGCCGCTTCTGGCATTCCGCCGCTGACCGCAACGGATGTTTACGGCAGGCAGTAG
- a CDS encoding flagellar basal body P-ring protein FlgI, giving the protein MKLTILRQPIFWITTAALLVCWALPAHAVRIKDIATFSGVRDNQLIGYGLVVGLAGTGDKKDSVFTLSSMKNMMDRMGVGVDASALKIKNVASVMVTARMPVSAKPGTRLDVTVSSVGDASSLMGGVLLQTALKGVDGKIYTLAQGALTVGGFSASGKAASTTKNIATVGIIPGGGIVERGIPFEFNQQDKLTLNLRVGDFSTAQQIAERLNGAMGGHYARAVDATSVTMDVPPQYRNNLVPLMASVENLDVSPDTAAKVVVDEKTGTVVLGRDVRISRAAVAHGNLQITVQESEQVSQPGPFSQGQTVVTPQTETNVREESRHLMMVEGATLQELVDGLNAIGATPRDLISILRTMQASGSLHADLEVI; this is encoded by the coding sequence ATGAAATTGACGATACTGCGCCAACCTATCTTCTGGATCACCACCGCCGCGCTGCTTGTGTGCTGGGCCCTGCCCGCGCACGCCGTGCGCATCAAGGATATCGCCACGTTTTCGGGGGTGCGCGACAACCAGCTGATCGGGTATGGGCTTGTGGTAGGTCTGGCCGGAACCGGCGACAAAAAGGATTCGGTCTTTACCCTCAGCTCCATGAAAAACATGATGGACCGCATGGGCGTTGGCGTAGACGCCTCGGCGCTGAAAATAAAAAACGTGGCCTCGGTTATGGTTACGGCGCGCATGCCAGTTTCGGCCAAGCCCGGCACGCGTCTTGACGTAACCGTGTCTTCCGTGGGCGACGCCTCGTCGCTCATGGGCGGCGTGCTGCTGCAGACGGCCCTCAAGGGCGTGGACGGCAAGATATACACCCTGGCGCAGGGCGCGCTGACCGTGGGTGGTTTTTCCGCCTCGGGCAAGGCCGCCAGCACCACCAAGAACATCGCCACCGTGGGCATCATCCCCGGCGGCGGCATTGTCGAGCGGGGCATTCCCTTTGAGTTTAACCAGCAGGACAAACTCACGCTCAACCTGCGCGTGGGCGACTTTTCCACCGCGCAGCAGATAGCCGAGCGCCTCAACGGCGCCATGGGCGGGCACTATGCCCGCGCCGTGGACGCCACCAGCGTCACCATGGACGTGCCCCCGCAGTACCGCAACAATCTGGTGCCGCTTATGGCCTCGGTGGAAAACCTTGATGTCAGCCCCGACACCGCCGCCAAGGTCGTGGTGGACGAAAAGACCGGCACTGTGGTGCTAGGGCGCGACGTGCGCATATCGCGCGCGGCCGTGGCCCACGGCAATCTGCAGATAACCGTGCAGGAAAGCGAGCAGGTCTCGCAGCCCGGTCCCTTCTCGCAGGGGCAGACAGTGGTGACCCCGCAGACCGAAACCAACGTGCGTGAAGAAAGCCGCCACCTCATGATGGTGGAGGGCGCAACCCTTCAGGAGCTGGTGGACGGCCTCAACGCCATTGGCGCAACCCCCCGCGACCTCATATCCATTTTGCGGACAATGCAGGCCTCGGGCTCACTGCATGCGGATCTGGAGGTAATTTAA
- the flgM gene encoding flagellar biosynthesis anti-sigma factor FlgM: MEIQGKINTFLDPYGTASNLEKSGEAKLKGRTGAAAPEGSQGDTVSVSQDALLLTEARRTAQNTPDVRAEKVESLRIQVSNGTYKPDSKLIAANLVREEPGLFN, encoded by the coding sequence ATGGAAATTCAGGGGAAGATCAATACATTTCTCGACCCGTACGGCACAGCGTCCAACCTTGAAAAAAGCGGCGAGGCCAAGCTTAAGGGCCGCACCGGCGCTGCAGCGCCGGAAGGTTCGCAAGGCGACACGGTCAGCGTTTCGCAGGATGCCCTGCTGCTGACGGAGGCGCGCCGTACCGCCCAGAACACGCCGGATGTGCGGGCTGAAAAGGTCGAGTCGTTGCGCATCCAGGTTTCTAACGGAACCTACAAACCCGACAGCAAGCTGATTGCCGCCAACCTTGTGCGCGAAGAGCCGGGTCTGTTCAACTAG
- a CDS encoding DVU0524 family FlgM-associated protein, translated as MADATAAQLRIMLQGYEQQLLAARRLARLRMRRRTAAGEDPNDPDASVRRRLMVEKVARELYETLLYTGSDNPVVEEIRQELGNEVGQDVQFTYPPGGRLRIVGQGPDGLEPLSEEKLRASRNALWRVTRKKVDESMLDEPLAEQSGGR; from the coding sequence ATGGCCGACGCAACCGCCGCGCAACTGCGCATAATGCTTCAAGGGTATGAACAGCAGTTGCTGGCGGCCCGGCGTCTTGCACGGTTGCGGATGCGTCGCAGAACGGCTGCGGGCGAAGACCCCAACGATCCCGACGCTTCTGTCCGCCGCCGCCTCATGGTTGAAAAGGTGGCTCGCGAGCTTTACGAAACCCTGCTCTATACCGGTAGCGACAACCCCGTGGTGGAAGAAATCCGCCAGGAGCTGGGCAACGAGGTGGGGCAGGACGTGCAGTTCACCTATCCGCCGGGCGGCAGATTACGTATTGTAGGGCAAGGGCCAGATGGACTGGAACCTTTATCTGAAGAAAAACTGCGCGCATCACGCAATGCCCTGTGGCGAGTAACGCGAAAAAAAGTTGACGAAAGCATGCTTGACGAGCCTTTGGCCGAACAGTCGGGCGGCAGGTAA
- a CDS encoding MFS transporter, whose product MSSSIEKGHGWLLVAVCTSLFFMPFMMAGVNAVLPPLGQSLNASARELGLMGAFYSMGLAVFQLASGSMGDIWGYRRIFLWGIALFAVAGALLGFVNSVPLFLLLRFVQGVGGAMFNACGLALLASAAPEGRRASYLGYSGSSVYAGIACGPPVAGFVAGCFGWRWLFWGSAMASVAVLLLMKYRVKLEWRMAKGKPFDWTGCLVYAAAMTALTFGSSELSSAPAMAGGLLAIFAALMAVFCVKELKSAYPLLDLRLLARNRVFALSSLAAFINYSSFFGMVFFFSLYLQFGRGMTVQQAGLFLALQSIVQVMTTPVAARLCGRFAPGKVSAVGIALCGLGLVVCGLLRVDSPMYVLVSAQCLLGMGISLFALPNTTIILESAGRDRVGQAAGLTGAVRTGGQLCNMAVITLTLGFFLGSEPAGTHNIDAFMGAMRIDLIIFGLLNLLAVGCALARNRR is encoded by the coding sequence ATGAGTTCATCCATCGAAAAAGGTCACGGCTGGCTGCTGGTGGCCGTATGCACCTCCCTATTTTTTATGCCGTTCATGATGGCCGGAGTAAACGCCGTGCTGCCGCCGCTGGGGCAAAGCCTCAACGCCAGCGCGCGCGAGCTGGGCCTTATGGGGGCTTTTTACTCCATGGGGCTGGCGGTGTTTCAGCTGGCCAGCGGCAGCATGGGTGACATCTGGGGCTATCGGCGCATTTTTTTGTGGGGCATTGCCCTGTTTGCCGTGGCCGGAGCCCTGCTGGGTTTTGTCAATTCCGTACCGCTTTTTTTGCTGCTGCGCTTTGTACAGGGCGTGGGCGGGGCCATGTTCAACGCCTGCGGCCTTGCCCTGCTGGCCTCTGCCGCGCCGGAGGGCCGCCGCGCCTCGTACCTTGGCTACAGCGGGTCATCGGTTTACGCGGGTATTGCGTGCGGGCCGCCAGTGGCGGGCTTTGTGGCCGGGTGCTTTGGCTGGCGCTGGCTGTTTTGGGGCAGCGCCATGGCCTCGGTGGCAGTGCTGCTGCTGATGAAGTACCGCGTCAAACTCGAGTGGCGCATGGCCAAGGGCAAGCCCTTTGACTGGACAGGCTGCCTTGTTTACGCGGCAGCCATGACGGCCCTGACTTTCGGATCTTCGGAACTCTCCTCGGCTCCGGCCATGGCTGGAGGGCTGCTGGCGATTTTTGCCGCGCTTATGGCGGTTTTTTGCGTCAAGGAACTCAAAAGCGCCTACCCGCTGCTTGACCTGCGCCTGCTTGCGCGCAACAGGGTTTTTGCCCTGTCGTCGCTGGCGGCCTTTATCAATTACAGTTCATTTTTTGGCATGGTGTTTTTTTTCAGCCTGTATCTGCAGTTTGGGCGCGGCATGACCGTGCAGCAGGCCGGGCTTTTTTTGGCCTTGCAGTCCATAGTGCAGGTCATGACAACCCCTGTGGCGGCCCGGCTGTGCGGCAGATTTGCGCCGGGCAAGGTCAGCGCCGTGGGCATAGCACTTTGCGGGTTGGGCCTTGTGGTTTGCGGGCTGCTGCGTGTCGACTCGCCCATGTACGTGCTGGTCTCGGCCCAGTGCCTGCTTGGCATGGGCATAAGCCTGTTTGCCCTGCCCAATACAACCATCATCCTTGAAAGCGCCGGGCGCGACCGCGTGGGTCAGGCCGCCGGGCTTACCGGCGCGGTGCGCACGGGCGGCCAGCTGTGCAACATGGCTGTGATAACGCTGACTCTGGGGTTTTTTCTTGGCAGTGAGCCAGCGGGAACACACAATATTGATGCGTTTATGGGCGCCATGCGCATTGACCTGATAATTTTTGGTCTGCTCAATCTGTTGGCCGTGGGCTGCGCCCTTGCCCGCAACCGTCGTTGA
- a CDS encoding methylenetetrahydrofolate reductase — translation MHIGQMIRKLSAPFYSLEFFPPSDTAQLPDFYATVDRLRALDPLFASVTYGAGGTRQQNTLAVTAELARRGITAMAHLTCVGADPQSISVFLGELRAAGVNNVLALRGDPPADRPWSWDSAHFHHASDLVAFARQQQPGMGIGVAAYPAPHPESPTFADDRRHTADKLRTGADFALTQLFFDAREYEDLVANLRGQGITTPVIPGILPIQGFGSLRRVLSLCGANIPGKLYLALEKAHNDGGAEAVRQVGLDYAVRQIRRLLDAGAPGIHLYTLNKADMCLRLAEAVGKL, via the coding sequence ATGCATATCGGTCAAATGATCCGGAAACTTTCGGCCCCTTTTTATTCGCTGGAATTTTTTCCTCCTTCAGACACGGCCCAGCTGCCTGATTTTTATGCCACAGTTGACCGCCTGCGTGCGCTTGATCCGCTGTTTGCCTCCGTCACCTACGGTGCGGGCGGCACGCGGCAGCAAAACACGCTTGCGGTAACGGCTGAGCTGGCCCGCAGGGGCATAACCGCCATGGCGCATCTGACCTGCGTGGGGGCGGATCCGCAGTCCATCTCTGTATTTTTGGGCGAACTGCGGGCCGCCGGGGTCAACAACGTGCTGGCCCTGCGCGGCGATCCGCCTGCCGACAGGCCCTGGAGCTGGGACAGCGCGCATTTTCATCATGCCTCAGACCTTGTGGCGTTTGCCAGGCAGCAGCAGCCGGGCATGGGCATCGGCGTGGCGGCTTATCCCGCTCCGCATCCCGAATCGCCGACTTTTGCCGACGATCGGCGGCATACGGCCGACAAGCTGCGCACCGGGGCTGATTTTGCCCTGACGCAGCTGTTTTTTGACGCCCGCGAGTATGAGGATCTTGTCGCCAACTTGCGCGGACAGGGCATAACCACGCCCGTGATCCCCGGTATTTTGCCCATCCAGGGCTTTGGTTCGCTGCGGCGGGTACTCTCGTTGTGCGGGGCCAATATCCCGGGCAAGCTGTATCTGGCTCTTGAAAAAGCCCACAACGACGGCGGCGCGGAAGCCGTGCGGCAGGTGGGGCTTGACTATGCCGTGCGTCAGATACGCCGCCTGCTCGACGCGGGCGCGCCGGGCATCCATCTGTATACGCTCAACAAGGCCGACATGTGCCTGCGCCTGGCCGAGGCCGTGGGCAAGCTTTGA